The following proteins are encoded in a genomic region of Enoplosus armatus isolate fEnoArm2 chromosome 11, fEnoArm2.hap1, whole genome shotgun sequence:
- the u2af1 gene encoding splicing factor U2AF 35 kDa subunit, translating to MAEYLASIFGTEKDKVNCSFYFKIGACRHGDRCSRLHNKPTFSQTIALLNIYRNPQNSAQSADGLTCAISDMEMQEHYDEFFEEVFTEMEEKYGEVEEMNVCDNLGDHLVGNVYVKFRYEEDAEKAVIDLNNRWFNGQPIHAELSPVTDFREACCRQYEMGECTRGGFCNFMHLKPISRELRRELYGRRRKGRHRSRSRSRERRSRSRDRGRGGGGGRDHERRRSRDRERSGRF from the exons ATGGCAGAGTACCTGGCGTCCATTTTTGGGACAGAGAAAGATAA GGTCaactgttctttttattttaaaattggTGCCTGTCGACATGGCGACCGCTGCTCCAGATTACACAATAAGCCGACATTCAGCCAG acgATTGCCCTCTTGAACATTTACCGGAACCCTCAAAACAGTGCCCAGTCTGCTGATGGTCTGACCT GTGCCATCAGTGACATGGAGATGCAAGAGCACTATGACGAGTTTTTTGAG GAGGTCTTCACAGAGATGGAAGAAAAGTacggagaggtggaggaaatgAACGTATGTGACAACCTCGGGGACCACCTAGTAGGGAATGTGTATGTGAAG TTCCGTTATGAAGAGGACGCCGAGAAGGCCGTGATTGACCTGAACAATCGGTGGTTTAATGGACAGCCCATCCATGCTGAGCTCTCTCCCGTCACAGACTTCAGAGAAGCCTGCTGTCGCCAGTATGAAATGGG GGAATGCACCCGTGGTGGCTTCTGTAACTTCATGCATCTGAAGCCCATCTCGCGTGAACTGAGGAGAGAGCTCTATGGACGTCGGAGGAAGGG CCGCCATAGGTCTCGGTCTCGATCGAGAGAGAGGCGATCCCGCTCAAGGGACAGAGGtcgaggaggtggaggtggccGTGACCACGAGAGACGTCgctccagagacagagagcgttCAGGACGATTCTGA
- the cbsb gene encoding cystathionine beta-synthase b, translated as MPSVSDSTCLEGVPTLCPHTARLLNADIAQGQKSSSVDGNAVIVPGGHRLSANREQDCFKVEDESYADVTADQGNWIRPDLLSRCTWRLGAPISESPHSHPARTNAPSILPNILEKIGQTPLVRLNKIPKEFGLKCDVLAKCEFFNAGGSVKDRIGLRMVEDAERAGILKPGDTIIEPTSGNTGIGLALTAAVKGYRCIITMPEKMSMEKVDVLRALGAEIVRTPTSAAFDSPESHFGVAWRLKNEIPNSHILDQYRNASNPLAHYDTTAEEILEQCDGKLDMFVAGAGTGGTLTGVARKLKERCPNVKIVAVDPEGSILTESKEKNEQKTSFEVEGIGYDFIPTVLDRSLVDMWYKSTDMETFTMSRKLIREEGLLCGGSSGAAMAAAMKMAQQLEEGQRCVVILADSVRNYMSKFLSDKWMCEKGFLNLESPMDLKPSWWNTTVRCLNLSAPLTVLPSVSCQKTIEILKEKAFDQAPVVDESGVILGMVTLGTILSSVSTGKVQPLDAVIEVLCKHFKQVHPTDNLGSLCRVLETDQFALVVHDHIQYKADGSAFQRPMVFGIVTAIDLLNYITSDERHDRSSSECSLSDEMSQISV; from the exons ATGCCATCTGTTTCTGACAGCACCTGTTTGGAAGGTGTTCCTACTCTTTGCCCACACACTGCTAGGCTGTTAAATGCAGATATCGCTCAGGGTCAAAAGTCTTCCAGTGTGGATGGGAATGCTGTAATTGTCCCCGGTGGCCACAGATTATCTGCAAATAGAGAACAGGACTGTTTCAAGGTTGAGGATGAATCATACGCAGACGTGACAGCTGATCAGGGGAACTGGATCCGCCCTGATCTGCTCAGCAGGTGTACCTGGAGGCTGGGTGCACCTATTTCAGAGTCACCTCATAGCCACCCAGCACG CACCAATGCCCCCAGCATCCTCCCCAACATCCTTGAGAAAATTGGACAAACGCCTCTAGTTCGTTTGAACAAAATCCCAAAGGAGTTTGGCCTCAAGTGTGATGTTT TGGCCAAGTGCGAGTTCTTCAACGCAGGAGGCAGCGTGAAAGACAGGATCGGCCTGCGGATGGTGGAAGATGCTGAGAGAGCCGGGATCCTCAAACCAGGAGACACAATCATCGAGCCCACCTCTGGCAACACAG GTATCGGCCTCGCCctgacagctgcagtgaaaGGCTACCGCTGCATCATTACCATGCCTGAGAAGATGAGCATGGAGAAG gtgGACGTGTTGAGGGCTCTCGGGGCAGAAATAGTGCGCACACCTACCTCTGCAGCTTTTGATTCACCAGAGTCTCATTTTGGTGTGGCTTGGCGTCTTAAGAATGAGATCCCCAACTCGCACATCCTCGACCAATATCGTAATGCCAGCAACCCTCTGGCTCACTACGATACCACAGCTGAGGAGATCCTGGAGCAGTGTGATG gCAAACTGGACATGTTTGTGGCCGGAGCCGGCACAGGCGGTACACTTACTGGTGTTGCTCGGAAGTTGAAGGAGAGGTGCCCCAATGTCAAG aTAGTCGCTGTGGACCCTGAGGGCTCCATTCTGACTGAATCAAAAGAGAAGAACGAACAGAAGACTTCTTTTGAAGTGGAGGGCATTGGTTACGACTTCATCCCCACAGTGTTAGACagatct CTTGTTGACATGTGGTATAAATCAACTGACATGGAAACCTTCACCATGTCACGCAAGCTGATCAGAGAGGAGGGTCTTCTGTGCG GTGGCAGCTCTGGCGCAGCCATGGCAGCAGCGATGAAGATGGCTCAGCAGCTTGAGGAGGGGCAGCGCTGTGTGGTCATCCTGGCCGACTCCGTCCGCAACTACAT GTCAAAGTTCCTGAGTGACAAGTGGATGTGTGAGAAGGGCTTCCTCAACCTGGAGTCTCCGATGGACCTCAAACCCAG CTGGTGGAACACGACGGTCCGCTGTCTAAACCTGTCTGCCCCCCTCACTGTGTTACCGTCTGTGTCCTGCCAGAAAACCATTGAGATCCTGAAGGAGAAAGCGTTCGACCAAGCCCCAGTCGTTGATGAGTCAGG tgtgaTCCTGGGGATGGTGACTCTGGGAACCATTCTGTCCTCTGTGTCGACTGGGAAAGTCCAACCTTTAGATGCTGTCATCGAGGTGCTCTGCAAGCATTTCAAACAG GTGCACCCGACAGACAACCTGGGGAGTCTGTGCCGTGTCCTTGAAACAGACCAGTTTGCCCTGGTGGTGCATGATCACATCCAGT ataAGGCTGATGGCTCAGCCTTTCAGAGGCCGATGGTGTTTGGCATTGTAACAGCGATTGACCTCCTCAACTACATCACCTCAGATGAGAGGCACGATCGTTCGTCGTCTGAATGCTCGCTGTCGGACGAAATGTCACAAATTTCTGTTTAA